A DNA window from Fragaria vesca subsp. vesca linkage group LG3, FraVesHawaii_1.0, whole genome shotgun sequence contains the following coding sequences:
- the LOC101310969 gene encoding uncharacterized protein LOC101310969, with product MMTNLRELILRDLWKLQEIWHGPAPHSVFRNLNILAFRYCHKLKGLLPHHVVQCLLQLEHLWVEECCSLNRVIEASEQIESQMIIIPRLKNIVLRRLPQLSGFYRSAAIVDHVECPSLEHFYVDKCPQFSTPATSDFHSRNQVQVNDEEQFISLMRRKMDTYGF from the exons ATGATGACAAATTTGAGAGAACTGATATTGCGTGATCTTTGGAAACTGCAAGAAATATGGCACGGTCCTGCTCCTCATTCAGTCTTTCGTAATCTTAATATTTTGGCATTTCGTTACTGCCATAAGCTGAAAGGTCTGTTGCCGCACCATGTAGTTCAATGTCTTTTGCAATTGGAACACCTTTGGGTAGAGGAGTGCTGTAGTTTGAATAGAGTTATTGAAGCAAGTGAACAAATAGAGAGTCAAATGATTATTATTCCAAGATTGAAGAACATAGTTTTGAGAAGGCTTCCGCAGCTCTCGGGGTTCTACAGAAGTGCTGCTATTGTTGATCATGTTGAGTGCCCTTCATTGGAACACTTTTATGTGGACAAGTGTCCCCAGTTCTCCACCCCAGCTACTTCTGACTTCCACAGCAGGAATCAAGTCCAGGTCAATGATGAAGAACAGTTTATATCCCTAATGAGAAG AAAGATGGACACGTATGGCTTTTGA